The following are from one region of the Corylus avellana chromosome ca1, CavTom2PMs-1.0 genome:
- the LOC132166429 gene encoding protein kinase STUNTED encodes MTVEEEQKAVVKKNVLVGIQMDSHSRELLSWALVKVAEPGDCVVAVHVCRSSDQASKNKNLLDGYLEVYEGLCSVKKVDLSGQIFTGSSVRKVLVREAKSHAAVAVVVGISKQSALGGWASMAKYCTKRLPSTTDVLAIHNGKIVFRRFTNSQLPGLKGDPKPNLSVMQVPTSKECQSEFGDSETESQISTSKVVQNSIDEDLKDEVFNHACKSNQLSLRSTSLYAGDRSEQSQLGWPLLRRASSSSPRAPHGRNMSVVQWVMSLPDRSPQLSPQCSTIEESPFEGDINDILDESTETGVSALFELPKGLEHLLKTDSSVCKWFGHEVLKTSTSHFSSENMIGKGGCNRVYKGILPDGKPVAVKILQSSKEAWKDFAREVDIISSLKHKHITALLGACMEDNALISVYDFFPRGSLEENLHGKSKDKSILSWEVRFNIAVGIAEALNYLHNECSRPVIHRDVKSSNILLSNGLEPHLSDFGLAIWGPTNSSFVTQRDVLGTFGYLAPEYFMYGKVSDKIDVYAFGVVLLELISGRKPISSETPKGQESLVMWAKPIIESEDVKGILDPNLDGKYDEVQLQRMVLAATLCITRAARLRPKMSQMLKLLKGDKYVEGDPKDLESQDNNDDEVYPNSSAELHLSLALLDVDDDSTSYSSLEQRNSLSSEEYLKGRWSRSSSFD; translated from the exons ATGACAGTTGAGGAGGAACAAAAGGCTGTTGTGAAGAAAAATGTATTGGTTGGCATTCAAATGGACAGCCATAGCAGAGAGCTGCTCAGCTGGGCTCTTGTGAAAGTAGCTGAGCCTGGAGATTGCGTGGTTGCAGTTCATGTTTGTCGAAGTTCTG ATCAGGCTTCAAAAAACAAGAACTTGTTGGATGGTTATTTAGAAGTTTATGAAGGCCTTTGTAGTGTAAAGAAG GTTGATCTCAGCGGTCAGATATTCACAGGAAGTTCAGTGAGAAAGGTTCTGGTGAGAGAGGCAAAGAGCCATGCTGCTGTGGCTGTAGTTGTAGGGATAAGCAAGCAAAGCGCTCTCGG GGGTTGGGCTTCCATGGCGAAATATTGCACCAAGAGATTGCCTTCAACGACCGATGTTTTGGCTATCCACAATGGGAAAATTGTCTTCAGAAGGTTCACCAATAGCCAACTACCAG GCCTTAAAGGAGATCCAAAACCAAATTTGAGTGTAATGCAAGTTCCCACTTCCAAAGAATGCCAATCTGAATTTGGTGACTCTGAGACAGAGTCACAGATATCCACTTCTAAAGTGGTTCAAAACTCAATTGATGAAGACTTGAAGGATGAAGTTTTCAACCATGCCTGCAAAAGCAACCAACTTTCTTTGAGATCGACTTCTTTATATGCAGGAGACCGTTCGGAGCAAAGCCAGCTTGGTTGGCCGTTACTCCGCAGAGCTAGTTCATCAAGTCCACGAGCCCCACATGGAAGGAACATGTCTGTGGTGCAGTGGGTAATGAGCTTACCAGATCGTTCCCCACAGCTAAGTCCTCAATGTTCAACTATTGAAGAGAGCCCATTTGAAGGAGATATCAATGACATTTTGGATGAGAGTACTGAAACAGGTGTATCTGCTTTGTTTGAGCTACCAAAAGGTTTGGAGCATCTCCTCAAAACAGACTCATCAGTTTGCAAATGGTTCGGTCATGAGGTTCTGAAAACTTCAACTTCTCATTTCTCCTCAG AAAATATGATTGGGAAAGGAGGTTGTAACCGTGTATATAAGGGGATTCTCCCAGATGGCAAGCCAGTGGCAGTAAAGATTCTGCAATCAAGCAAAGAAGCATGGAAGGATTTCGCACGTGAAGTTGATATCATCTCCTCATTGAAGCACAAACACATCACGGCCTTGCTTGGGGCTTGCATGGAAGATAATGCTCTAATCTCGGTTTATGACTTCTTTCCTAGAGGAAGCTTAGAGGAAAACCTACACG GTAAAAGCAAAGATAAATCCATATTATCATGGGAAGTGAGATTTAACATAGCTGTTGGGATTGCTGAAGCTCTAAATTACCTGCATAATGAATGTTCTCGGCCTGTTATTCATAGAGACGTCAAGTCTTCAAACATTCTTCTCTCCAACGGGCTTGAACCACAT TTATCTGACTTTGGGCTCGCGATTTGGGGACCGACAAATTCTTCGTTTGTGACTCAACGCGATGTATTAGGAACATTTGGTTACCTTGCTCCTGAATATTTCATGTATGGGAAAGTAAGTGACAAGATTGATGTGTATGCATTTGGTGTAGTGCTTCTTGAATTGATTTCAGGAAGAAAACCAATTAGCTCCGAGACTCCCAAAGGACAAGAGAGCTTGGTCATGTGG GCAAAGCCAATAATAGAGAGTGAAGATGTAAAAGGTATATTGGATCCAAACTTGGATGGAAAATATGATGAGGTTCAGCTGCAGAGAATGGTTCTTGCAGCAACACTATGCATCACACGGGCAGCTAGGCTTCGGCCTAAAATGAGCCAG ATGCTAAAGCTCCTAAAAGGAGATAAATATGTCGAAGGTGATCCAAAGGACTTGGAAAGCCAGGACAATAATGACGATGAGGTTTATCCAAATTCTAGTGCAGAGTTACATTTGAGTCTTGCATTGCTTGATGTTGACGATGATTCCACATCATATAGTAGTCTGGAGCAGAGAAACAGTCTTTCTTCAGAAGAATACTTGAAAGGAAGATGGAGCAGATCATCCAGCTTTGATTAG